From the genome of Anaplasma ovis str. Haibei, one region includes:
- a CDS encoding TrbC/VirB2 family protein has translation MGAAAQAADTAADDTATKVICNVIGFVQKLGLPIMTGVILGSSIMAIFGKLAWPAIVMLVVFTAIFFGAGKLMAKFAAGLNDTGVGSAENFKCVDGMPHWVPVELGDEVPEVSRWCQEL, from the coding sequence GTGGGGGCTGCTGCTCAGGCTGCTGATACTGCTGCTGACGATACAGCTACTAAGGTTATATGTAATGTTATAGGGTTTGTGCAGAAACTTGGATTACCCATCATGACTGGAGTAATACTAGGTTCTAGTATCATGGCTATATTCGGTAAACTCGCATGGCCTGCCATTGTTATGCTGGTTGTATTTACTGCCATATTCTTTGGTGCTGGTAAGCTTATGGCTAAGTTCGCTGCTGGGCTGAATGATACAGGTGTAGGTAGTGCAGAGAACTTCAAGTGTGTTGATGGTATGCCACATTGGGTGCCAGTGGAGTTAGGAGATGAGGTTCCTGAGGTTAGTAGGTGGTGCCAAGAACTTTGA